Below is a window of Geomonas oryzisoli DNA.
CGAAAAGAGCGCGGAAGCGATCAAGCGGGGAAGCGGCAATTACCAGGTCGAGTTCTGGCGGGCCGATCTCTCCAGCCAGGAGGAGATCCGCGCACTCGCGCGCCGTTTCCGCGCGGTCTACCCGCGCCTGGACCTGCTGGTTAACAACGCCGGGGGGAGATTCGCCCGACGCCTCACCACGCCCGAAGGGGTGGAGATGACCTTCGCCCTCAACCACCTGGGGTACTTCCTGTTGACCCTGCTCCTTTGGGAGCGGCTGCATCAGGGGGAGCGGGCCAGGGTAGTCAACGTCGCCTCCGGCGCCCATCGCGGCTGTTCCGGCATCGACTTCGAGGACCTGAACCTCGAGCGGGAGTACGACGGCAGGAGGGCCTATGCCCAGTCCAAGCTGGCGAACCTGCTCTTCACCTACGAGCTGGCCCGCCGCCTGGAGGGAAGCGGGGTCACGGCCAACGCGGCGGCACCCGGAAACGTGCTGAGCCGCTTTGCGCTGAACAACGGCGCGGGGAGCTGGCTCTCCCATCTGGTCGGCTCCCTGAAAAGCGGCAACCTGGTCGGACCGCGCCGGGGGGCCCGCACCGTGCTCTATCTCGCCTGCGCCGGCGAGGTTGGGGGGCGAAGCGGCGGCTACTACGCGGCGGGGAAGGATACCTCATCCTCCCCCGCTTCCTACGACCGGGCCGCGGCCGAGCGTCTTTGGCAGATAAGCCTGGACCTTACCGGACTCGGGGACCAGGCGCGGCAAAGGAGACTGCCATGATAAACCTGCGCACGCTGACCTTGCTCCTGGCGCTTCAGGGATTGACCGCCGACTTGCACGCCGACGAGACCTACTACCCCTACCAGTTCTACGATGACTATTACCGACAACTGGAGCAGGGCCCGCCGCCGGCTCCCGCGCCGCCGGGGGAGGAGCCGGTCCGGCCGGAGCCGTCCGCGGCGAAGCGTCCCCCCTTGTTCCTGTTCCCGGCCGAGCTGGGGTTCGGCGTGGCGGCTGCGAGCAACGAGGATCTCTTTTACCTTGCCGGGACCTATTTCAAGGTGAGCGACGGGGGATGGTACCGTTCCCGTTCCTGGCGCGGGCCATGGACCCGGGTGCCGCGCGGCAAGCTCCCCCCCGAGCTCTCCCGGCACACGCTCGTCAAGATACGCACCCTGCGCAACCGGGAATTCCGTAGTTTCTGGGAGCTAAAGGGGAGCTACCGGGGACGGGTGTTCCGCCCGGGCGTCGAACCGGCGCCCCCGGCAGTGAAGCGGCCCAACTAGGCCACGATGCTGCCGCCTCAGGTGAATCCGGAACCGACCGTGCAGGCATAGCAGTGATCGGCGGCGGCAATGGCGGTTCCCGGGGGGGGGAGTTCGGTGAGGGCGGAGACGAGGCGTTGCTCTCCGCCGAGGAAGATGCCCTGGGCCAGATGGAAATCGCAGTCGTAGAGCCGCCCGCACCAGTCCACGGACAGCTGGCCGCGGCACATCAGACCGGCCACGGCACAGGGGTTGAAGCCCGCGCGGAGCTGCTCCAGGTAGCCCTCCAGGTTGCCCGATCGCTCCAGGAAACTGCGGAACCGCCCCAGCGGGACGTTGGCGAAGGTGTAGAGGT
It encodes the following:
- a CDS encoding SDR family oxidoreductase, yielding MRAWPDMSGKICLVTGASSGIGRATALALAREGATLIGVGRDPVRCEKSAEAIKRGSGNYQVEFWRADLSSQEEIRALARRFRAVYPRLDLLVNNAGGRFARRLTTPEGVEMTFALNHLGYFLLTLLLWERLHQGERARVVNVASGAHRGCSGIDFEDLNLEREYDGRRAYAQSKLANLLFTYELARRLEGSGVTANAAAPGNVLSRFALNNGAGSWLSHLVGSLKSGNLVGPRRGARTVLYLACAGEVGGRSGGYYAAGKDTSSSPASYDRAAAERLWQISLDLTGLGDQARQRRLP